Part of the Alphaproteobacteria bacterium genome, GAGCCTAAATTGCGGAAGAGAAAATTCCCATGACGTGTTGTTGCAAAGATATCCATGCGTTCTGAAACAATTTGAGCTGAAATAACCGACATGCCTTCAGCAATGATGTCGAGCCCGGCTTCTTCAGCCATATCAAAAAGCTTGCCTTTATAGTTGATCTCGTAGAGTCTCCAAGGATTGCCACGATTGACAATGATAAATCCATATTTTCCATTGCCTTTACGATCAATACAAGCAACAGAACGGCCTGAGCCAAAGTTCATCACATGCGCATTCTCTGCACTGGCGAGAAGATCCATCCAGCGATCACCAAAGTAAGCGAAGATACGATCACCAACTGGCTTTAAGCCTTCTTTTGTGTCATTGTTCAGAATATAAAGCTCTTCTCGGCCATCGCAGTCAATGTCAGCAGCACAGACGCTGATCGCTTCTCCTTCAGAGTCTCTTAAAATTTCAGGGATATGAATCTCAATGAGTTTTCCATTTTTCCATCCAAGGGCTTGGTTATCGCATCCAAAACCACATATGAATATTTCAAAGTGACCATCATTGTTAAGATCGACAATCGCCGCTCCATTCATTAAGCGAGGCGTATTCTTTTCAATAAGCTCTGAGCAATCAATAAACATGTGTCCTCTTTTTCTTATATTTCTTTGTTCAAGTATAATACAAAACTATAAAAGAGAGAATTAAAAAAGAAAGAGCATCAGGTCTTTTGATACAATTATTCTGATTTTAGATTGTTGTTTTTATTTGTAATGGATTGTTCATTCTTTTCAGATGTTTGTAAATGCTCATCAAAGCTTTTGGTTGAGCCAGCGAAGAAGAGGCGGCGGATGATACCTGGTGTTAAAAGAGAGGCTGCGCTCACTTTCATTTTAGGATTTTCGAGCGAGCCTTTTATCTGATAGTTTGCAGCAAAGATGCCTTCACCAGATTTGCCGATGAGAAGATCGCCAACAACAGGAATTGAGCCAATGACATGGTTCATGCTATGCATTGGCACAACCGTTCCCTCTGCTTCAATCCATTCAGATTTGAAATTAAGATTGCCTCGTGCCGTCAAGCCTAGGGAGCTTCCCTGTGTTGTCATATTATCAACACCGAGTAAGTTGTTCTTCCACTGGTAGTCGCCATGACTTGATTTAAAAACGATTCCTTTGTTTTCTATCGTTTGTGAAAGACCGTCAATGGAAAGGAGATTGGCAATTTTAGCAAAGAGAGGCAGATCACCTTTCAGTTGGTAGTTTGTCAGCTCAAAGATTCCTTTGTAATGAGTGTCGGTCATGTCAGCAGTGCCATCAACAAGAAGTTTTCCATTATACATTGAGGTGTATAAATCCATGCTGCGGAGCAATTGACCTATATCTTCAATATTCGCATGAAAATGCATTCTGTTTTCAGCTTTGTCTTTTTTCAAGGCGATTTCGATGTTTTTATCAGATAGTGGTGTTTTGGCCTTTAGATCAAAGGATTGGTAATGATTGTTTCTGTGGAGTGCTTTGAGACTCAAATCTTTAATTTCATCTCTGTTTTTAAAACGGAGACGATCCACAACAAGATTTAAATCAAAATCAGCTTCATCATCTGAATCGCTTTTCAGCAGGTCTTTTCTTTTTTTCCAGAAGCCATCAAAGTCAAAGAGAGATCCTGTGACGTTGATCTGGTAAATGTCAGAGGGTTCGCGATAAAGATCGATTGCGATATCAGAGTCTCCAATTTTGAACTGAGGAAATTGAAGCAGTAAAACTTTCTTTGTTTCAGGATCAGTCACAAATTTACCATCAATTGCGACATCTTTCCCTTTGATATCAAGTTTCATAAAAGATAGCTTTTCACCATTTTCACGAATGATTTGTGCGGTGCCAGATAAGGGGCTGTTTTTTGCTTTTTGATAGTGAAAATCAGGCAAATCAATTTTGGTTTTCTGTAAATCGAATGAGGCATCAATCTGATTTGATTTGTAAAGACTATTGGTCATGGTCATTGAAAGGGATAGAGGGCCCGAGGCTTTATCCTGTAAATCAGGGATGAGTTGATAGAGATCTTCAGCCATAAATGGACCGGAGGCCTTCAGCGATTGTTTGATGCCATTTTGCGGATTGAAATATTCAGTCCATTCAATATCTGTCTCTGCTCCATTAAGGTGGGGCTTGCCTGTGAGCGTCATTTTATCATTGTCAAGGATAAGATTGAGCGCACTATTCTCAATATTGATGCCCGGTGCAACCTCTTTAAACCCAGTCTTTGTTAGTGCGCTTTGAAGCTGAATTTTGACATCTTTGAGGCTGACGGATTTGCTTAATGGGAAATCTAAGTGTAATTTTGTGTGCGCCGATCCAGATAGGCGATCAAGGCTGATTGGATATTGCGATAGAAAATTCAAGGGTTCTTTTTCAATAAATTGGAGGGATTTATCTAAGGGGCCATCGGCCTCGACATCGATTGCGATTGCCTGATTACTTCCAGATAAGCCAGAAATGAGAACTTTT contains:
- a CDS encoding AsmA-like C-terminal domain-containing protein, which encodes MYKVLFRSCLIFISAILISLISFLLYLNYQLSKGPIPLDFLAKRFETYVSELSPDFEFKLESLKLTKSDSLLPFEFLLEGLNISNEKGEKLTIIKQLGVQFSYWDLIWGRFVPHEIDLQSGHLKIARNAQNQITVGFQKLGSNESTSETSPFVFFLTPEFVMQDFESFIGRYKYIENLSLQKISIDYTDHVEKIHVTIPELNLKLKHQGQHVLGHYDFDMVYDQKTVNFKGDCDYNKKLDYFTLETMSDHLSLHSLPLALKHIKESDYIDDLALTANYRYSLHYDLRAHDMISRLKIQNANGFFLSKSFFPKKIDLEGLDMSLTYKSLDHSLTVDTLSFDSAEGHVNAKSKIVFAETKRPNIKIDAELLHFQMRDLPNYWPKPLAIVARDWVLSNIKEGTANKATISVRLSGKEDSFRLRRLNGTIDYEDLDVNYFKPLPIATKVKGHITYDRDNFDIDIHEGIANTIPLKNTKVLISGLSGSNQAIAIDVEADGPLDKSLQFIEKEPLNFLSQYPISLDRLSGSAHTKLHLDFPLSKSVSLKDVKIQLQSALTKTGFKEVAPGINIENSALNLILDNDKMTLTGKPHLNGAETDIEWTEYFNPQNGIKQSLKASGPFMAEDLYQLIPDLQDKASGPLSLSMTMTNSLYKSNQIDASFDLQKTKIDLPDFHYQKAKNSPLSGTAQIIRENGEKLSFMKLDIKGKDVAIDGKFVTDPETKKVLLLQFPQFKIGDSDIAIDLYREPSDIYQINVTGSLFDFDGFWKKRKDLLKSDSDDEADFDLNLVVDRLRFKNRDEIKDLSLKALHRNNHYQSFDLKAKTPLSDKNIEIALKKDKAENRMHFHANIEDIGQLLRSMDLYTSMYNGKLLVDGTADMTDTHYKGIFELTNYQLKGDLPLFAKIANLLSIDGLSQTIENKGIVFKSSHGDYQWKNNLLGVDNMTTQGSSLGLTARGNLNFKSEWIEAEGTVVPMHSMNHVIGSIPVVGDLLIGKSGEGIFAANYQIKGSLENPKMKVSAASLLTPGIIRRLFFAGSTKSFDEHLQTSEKNEQSITNKNNNLKSE